The Swingsia samuiensis genome contains the following window.
ACGCTTTGGAAATACCATTCATCGTTACAGTGCGAGAACGCAACTTTGGCTCAACTTGAACAACCGTCTTGGCTACCTCACCGTCATAAATCAGCTTGGCGTACATATCATCTGTCAAAATCCATACTTGAGGATGTTCTAATAAAACATCTGTCAATGCTTTAAGATGATCTTCCCCATAAACAGCGCCAGTTGGATTACAGGGCGAGTTTAATACCAACCACTTCGTTTTAGGTGTAATTGCAGCTCGGAGCTGTTCAGGCGTTAATCTAAAACCATTTTCAGCCGCAGTTTGCACGACAACTGGTTTTCCATCCGCTAAAGAAACGATATCTGGATAGGACACCCACGCAGGTGCAGGAATAATCACCTCATCCCCTGCATTAAGAGTAGAAACCATCACATTATAAATAACTTGCTTACCGCCCGTTGAAACACAGATTTCCTCAGCGCGATAATCCAGATCAAAATCTGTGTTTAACCGTGCTGCAACCGCTTCACGCAAAGGCATTGTTCCCGCAACATCGGTATATTTTGTCTCGCCTCTATGAATGGCGTCAATTGCCGCTTTTTTTATAAAATCCGGAGTATCAAAATCAGGCTCTCCAGCAGAAAGGCTAATAATATCACGCCCTTCTGCTTTTAACGCTCTTGCCTTTTGCGTAATCGCAATTGTCTGGCTGGGAAGAATACGATTCAGACGGTCTGCAATAAAAGACATAGTCGCTTCCTGATGGAATCAAAAAATCCGGGCTAATATTCTAGCCGCGTCTAACATATTTTGCGTACCATACAACGATAAATAAATTGCAGAAGATACTTTCTAGAAACGTCTTAAAATAAAAAAACCATTAGCCCTCGTTCTCATCTTTACACGAAGGCTAATGGTTTAGAAAAAATTACTCTTATGACGAAAGTTTTTCCATTTCCCGCAGAACAGATTGACCCATCATTTCTGTTCCAACGCGAGCCATTCCGTCTGACATAATATCCGCTGTTCTCAATCCACTAGTTAGAACGTTAGATACAGCTTTTTCAATCAGCTCCGCATCTTCTGAGCGATTTAAAGAATAACGCAATAACATCGCGAAAGACAAAATCTGCGCAAGAGGGTTCGCTATTCCCTTACCAGCAATATCTGGCGCGCTCCCGTGAATAGGCTCATACAAAGCATTCCGCTTACCATCGGCACGTTCCACACCTAATGTAGCAGATGGCAGCATACCTAAAGAACCTGTCAGCATAGAAGCCAAATCAGACAACAAATCGCCAAACAAATTGCCTGTCACGATCACATCAAACTGTTTAGGATCACGGACGAGTTGCATCGCACAATTATCG
Protein-coding sequences here:
- a CDS encoding pyridoxal phosphate-dependent aminotransferase, coding for MSFIADRLNRILPSQTIAITQKARALKAEGRDIISLSAGEPDFDTPDFIKKAAIDAIHRGETKYTDVAGTMPLREAVAARLNTDFDLDYRAEEICVSTGGKQVIYNVMVSTLNAGDEVIIPAPAWVSYPDIVSLADGKPVVVQTAAENGFRLTPEQLRAAITPKTKWLVLNSPCNPTGAVYGEDHLKALTDVLLEHPQVWILTDDMYAKLIYDGEVAKTVVQVEPKLRSRTVTMNGISKAYAMTGWRIGFSAAPVELTRQLIKLQGQSTSNACSIAQAAAKEAVSGPQGFIDEMVKVYQERRDLVVSMLNDAPGLSCLVPEGAFYVFPSVEKILGKTSRGGTVIKDDETFVTALLEETGVAAVHGSAFLTPGFFRVSYATSTELLKEACSRIQHFCQGLS